CTCATCGTACTTCCCGCCCCGGAGCCCGCGGTTGTCGTTGCGCCCGTCGCACAGGTACACCCGGAGCGGCTTCTTCTCGGCTTCCAGAACCTTGTCCGCGTACACGTGTCCGCCCCGCAGGTTGACGAAGCTGCCGACGTTGCTCAGCACCTTGCGGAACTGGTCCGGGCGCTCCCACGCCACGGTGAACGCCGCGATCGCACCCGAGCTCGACCCGCCGATCCCGCGCATCTCCGGGTCTTTTGAAAGGTTGTAATCTTTCGCGAGGGCCGGTATCAGCTCGTCCGTGATTACTCGGGCGTATTTGTCGTCCAGCGAGTTGTACTCGGTCGGCCGGTTGGTGTTCCGGTCGCCCCAATCCCGCGGGGTCGGCTCGGGCTGGTCCGGCTTGCGGCCCGGGTTGATGAACACCCCGATCATCACCGGAATTTCTCGACGGTAAATCAGGTTGTCCATCACGTTCTGTGCCCGCACGTCCCCCTTCTCGTCTTTGAACGCCTGCCCGTCCTGGTACACCATGAGCGCGGCCGGAACCTTCGGATCGTACTGCGCGGGCACGTACACCCAGTGCGTGTGCTGGGTGCCGGGGTAAACCGCGCACGGGAGCGTGAACGGCCCCTTAATCTCGCCCTTCGGAACGCCCTCTTGGGGCAAGGAGTCGGGGCCGAGCCGGTACTGGGAGTCCGGGTTCGGGGGCTGCGCGGAGGCCGGTGGTTGCCCCGTCGCGTGCGCGAGAGTCACGACGGCGGCTCCGGCGAGTCCGAGGCCGATCGCACAGACCAGCACGGTTCTCATTCGATACCTCCCGACAGTGGAGAAACGGTCAGTAGAAGTGGTGTAGAAGTTCTGTGCCCTGTGGGTACGAGAGCCGCACTCGAATCACCTCGACCGTACCGCGCTCGGCGGTGCCCGAAGAAAGCGGAAATACGCGCGACGTTTCGTGCCCGTTCGCATCTCGTGAGGTACGCGGCTCGAGATCGCGGGCGTGCCGTCGATAGAATGACGACCGCTTCACAAAACTGCGGCACACGGGGCAAAATCGATTTCCGTGTGACCGTGGTTCATTCACCACACAACGAGACCCTCATGCGACGCTCTCCCGTCCCGGTCGCGGTGGCGCTCCTTCTCACGGGGCACCTCTCCGCGGTGAGCCGCGCTGCAGACCCGCCCAAACCACCGGTCAAGATGACCGCCCAGGAGGACCACAAGCGGATGCTGGAACTCCTGAAGATCAAGGAGATCCGCCGCGGCGCCGACGGCAACCCGAAATCGGCCAACGCCGCGAACCTGGACGAGTCGAAGGCCAACCCGTACCCGGACCTGCCCGACCCGCTCGTGATGAAGGACGGCACGAAGGTGACCGCCGCGCTGTGGGCGAAGCGCCGGGCCGAGATCATCGAGGACTTCGACCGCGAGGTATACGGCCGGGTGCCCAAAAACACCCCCAAAGTGAAGTGGGAGGTGACCGCCACCGAGAAGCAAACGGTCGGCGACGTGCCGGTCGTCGCCAAGAAGCTCGTCGGTCACGTCGACAACTCCGCGTACCCGCTCGTCACCGTGGACATTCAATTGACACTGACCACGCCCGCGGATGCGAAGGGTCCGGTACCGGTAATCATGGAGTTCGGGTTCAACTTCGGGGGCAAGGGGCCGGCGCCCAAGGCCGGCGGTCCCCCGAGTTGGCAGCAGCAAGTTCTCGCGAAGGGGTGGGGCTACGCGATCATCACCCCGACGAGCGTTCAGGCCGACAACGGGGCGGGGCTGACGACGGGAATCATCGGGCTGTGCAATAGGGGGCAGCCCCGTGCGGTCGACGATTGGGGCGCGCTGCGGGCCTGGGCTTGGGGCGCGAGCCGGGCGCTGGACCACTTCGAGACCGACCCGGCGGTGGACGCCAAGCGCGTCGGCATTGAGGGGCTGTCCCGGTACGGGAAAGCAGCTATCGTCACGATGGCTTACGACGAGCGGTTCGCGATCGGGTTCATCGGGTCGTCCGGCGCGGGCGGCGCGAAGCTCCACCGCCGCGACTACGGGGAGAAGGTGGAGAACGTCGCCGGGACCGGTGAGTACCACTGGATGGCCGGGAACTACATCAAGTACGCCGGGCCGCTCACGGCAAAGGATCTTCCGGTGGACGCCCACGAGTTGGTCGCGCTGTGCGCCCCGCGGCCGGTACTCATCAGCGTCGGGTCCCTCCAGGTCGAGGGCGGGTGGATCGACGCACGCGGCATGTTCATGGCCGGAGTCGCGGCCGAGCCGGTGTACAAGCTGTTGGGCAAGAAGGGCCTGGGTACCTCGGAGTTCCCGGCGCAAGAGACGGCCCTCACCGACGGCGAAATCGCCTTCCGCCAGCACGCGGGCGGGCACACCACCGGCCCGAACTGGCCGACCTTCCTGAAGTTCGCCGACCGGTACCTGAAAGAACCGGCCGCGCCCAAGCCACCGACGGCCGACAAGTGATACCGAATCAACTGAGAATGGCACGTCCTGGAGCAAGAGGTCTTGTAGCGGCGAACGAGTCGAGGCTCTCAGATCAACGAAGAGGTTATCCGAACGCTCCGTTCACCCGAATCCCTGTTCGGCGCCCGCGCTTCAAACATTGGTGCGTGCGGCGCGCAAACGAATATCACATCCCCGCCGTTGGTGTTCGAGCGGCACAAATCGACTTAAACAGGCCCGAATACCGTTCTCGCGTTCTCGCGCCTTCGGGAAAATTCTTTCGAGTTTTTCCGAAGTGTTCGGTACCCAGCAGGAACTATTCTGGCGTCGGTACTCGGTCGGAGGGGGCAATGGCTGGGTCATCCCGAGGGTTGTTCGGCTTCGTCGCCCGGTTGCGCCCGTCGCTGTCGGCCGATTCCGACGCGGACCTCCTGGAACGGTTCGTCCGAACCGCCGACCAGACCGCGTTCACGGGTCTGGTTCAGCGCCACGGGGCGATGGTTCTCTCGGTGTGCCGCCGGCGATTGGGAGCCGAGGCCGACGCGGAAGATGCGTTCCAGGCCGTGTTCCTCGCCCTGGCGACCTCGGCCGCAACGATACGGCAGCGCGAGTCCTTGTCCGGCTGGCTGTACCGGGTGGCCCATCAGATCGCCCTGAAAGCCGCCGGTCGGCGCGCCCGGCGCCCCGTCGCAGCGCTCCCGACGAGCGAGGTGCCGATGCCCGAATCACAACTCCCAGTGTGGGAAGCCGACGAGCTGAAGACCGTCATTGATGCGGAAGTCGCCGGCCTGCCGGATAAACTCCGGGCGGTCATCGTGCTGTGCCTGATCGAGGGCCGGACCAACACGGAAGCGGCCGCGGCGCTGGCGGTGCCCACCGGCACGGTCGATTCCCGGCTCAGCGCGGCGCGAAAAACCCTTCAGGCCCGGTTGACGCGCCGCGGGGTGGCGGTCGGGGCCGGGATCGCGCTCGAACAACTGCTCGGCGGACCGGTAGAAGCGGCCGGCCCGCGACTCACAGAACTGTTTACCAGCACTATTTCGGCGGTGCTCACCGAGGCCGCCGGACCGGGGGGCGGGGCAGTCTCGCCCGCGGTAATCGAACTCGCACGAGGAGTAACTGTAATGACGACGAATCTTCGAGTTTTCGCAACACTGGGCCTCGTATTGGGGCTGTTGGGGAGCGCGGGCGCGGGGTTCTACCTCACCGCGGCCGACCCGGTGGCACCTCCGGCGAAAGCCGCCGACCGCCCCCTCACCCCGGAACTCGTCACCGCTCCACCGGCCGCGAAGCCCGCTGTGCCCGAGGCGAAAGCGGATGTGAACGCAACCGGAGAGGCCGCGCTGCTCAAACTGGTGGGGGCAGGACTCGCCCCCGAGGGCGCGACGGTAGAGGAGGTTCTTGCCAAGATTGAGCAACAAACTGGCCTCATCGTCCGCGTCGATATCGCCGCGTTCCGGCGAATTGGTGTAATCAGCCCCGCTGGGGGTGCGGATGGAAATGCTTTCCCAACGAATGCACTGAAAACGATTTACGACACCAAGATTGTGCTCCCATCGCGCGCGGAGAAGTTATCGCTGCGTGACGCTCTCGTGGATGCCCTGGCACAGGTCCGGTTGGAGCACCCCTGCACGTATCAGATTCGAGGAACACAACTGGTCATCGTGCCGGCCTACGTTCCCGCGGTTCGCCCCGGAGTCAATCCACTCGATCACACCGATGATGATGTAGAAACAATCAATTTACAAATGTCTAGCGAACAAATTTACGGTGGGGTGGTGAGCGTTTCGGCCGAACACAAGCCACTGGCCGATATCCTCGCCGACCTGCGGAAGCAAACCGGGGCGAACATCGTGCTGGACCCACGGTGCGAAACTCAGGACAAGAAACCCGGGTTGACAGTAACCCTGAACGACGTGCGCCTGTACGACGCGGTGCGGGTTCTCGCGGATATGGCGGAACTGAAAATGGTGTATGCGGGGAACATCTACTACGTCACGACCGCTGCAAACGCGAAGACGTTCCAACCGCCCGTACCGCGCCAACCCATACTACAAACGCCTCCATTTAACCCGCAGCCGAACCCCGGTGGAGTTGGTGGTGGGCCGGGTCGGTAGGCGACGTTCGTCACTCGTTGACGCGAAAGTGTAGTCCGCTCGCTCCGCGAGCGGGGCTTTGGCTTCCAGAGCAGTTAGCGAGTCGCATCGAACCAAGCGAACCGCTCGCGGAGCGAGCGGACTACACTTTCGCAAGGCACACAAAAGTCACGGCCGGCGCAGAAGCGCCGGCCGTTGCGTTTCAGTCGAGCGCGTGGGCGGTTGCTACTTGACCAGCTCCTTGTCCAAGTACGCGGCGACCTTCTCGGCCCAGAGCTTGCCGTGAGCTTTCAACCCTTTGGGGCTGAAGTGAATGCCCTTTCCGCCCTCGTCCCGGTTGTCGCCGGTGAGGGTGTCGGTGTCCGGCCCCTCGAACGCGACGCCGGTCTCCCACAACTTCTTTTGTCCCGCGCGCGGGTTCGGGAACGAGACCTGATTGGGGTTGTGGTACGAGACCTGCGCCACGAACCACGGTACCTCCCAGCCGGCTACCCTGCGGGTCTCCCGAATCAGGGCCGTCATCTTGCGGGTGTACTCCTCGGCCGGCATCCCGACGTCCGATTCGCCCTGGTGCCACAGCACCGCTCGGAACCCGTTCGGCCCGAATTGGTTCATGCGCCCCGTGGTCCAGCGGCACAGTTCGCCGCCCGGCGCCCACTGGTTGACGCTCGTCCCGGAGTGCCCGGTCGAAGCGACACCGATGGGAACTTGGTACTCCTCGAACAGCGCGTCACCGAACGCCGGCCAGTAACTCCCGCCGGAGGTGTTGTCGTGAACGCCGGGCTGCGGGTCGTCGCCGAGCTGCCAGCCGCTGCCGCTAAATGAGGACACCATCCCGGACTTTTGCTGGATCCGCTCTTGACCGCAGTTGGTGGAGTTGGACTGGCCCGCCCCGATAAAGATTTCGCCGACCCCGACGTGGTCCACACTCATCTCGCCCACGACTTTACCGTCCTTCAGCGCGCGAACCTCGACCTTGTACCACCCCCCGGCGGGTGCCGGGACCGTGGCCTCGAAGGATCGTGCTTTGTCCGCGAGCGGAACCTCGCGCCACTGATCGGGCAGCATCCCCTGGAGCGGCTTCCCGGTGGTGCGAATTTCCAACCGGTCGTAGGCCGAGCGCATCCGCCCGCGAACGACCACCGCGCCCTGGAGCTTGGTCTTCCGCTGGAACACCTGGTAATCCGTTGGGGCGTCCAGAGTCAGGTCGGTCGCGAGCGCCGGCTTGGCCCCGGTGAGGTCGCCGAGTTTGCCCGCTTCGGTCGCGTCGGTCAGCCCGATCTCAACCGTGATGACGCGCTTTTCTTTGGGCGCGAGGAACGCCTCCCAAACCTGGTACTTCCCCTCCCACGGCCCCCAAAGTTTACTCGCGCCCGTCAGTTTCATCTTGGCGCGCCCCGCGAACCAGGTGGTGGTCCCCCACCCCGCGCCCTCGGGGGCACCGGCGTCTTTCGTGACGGGCAGTTTCGACCACTCGTCTTTTTCGTTCCGCACCCCCGTCACCGACGTGTCCATCACGACGAAGAGTGGCATCCCCTGGTCGGACCGGTTCTCGGCCGTCCAGGTGATCTTGTTCGCAGCGAAGTCGTACTGGATCGCGGCCTTGTCGCACTGGGCGGTGATGGTCGTGGGGGCGGACTGTTTGATGTCGAACGGGAGCGGGTACCCGGGCAGGAAATAGACGCCGCGCGACACGTTGATGTTGGCTTTCAGCACCTCCACCCCGTCGATGCGGAGGCTCGGCATGCACCCGTCCGAATCGACCGTCGCTTCGTACAGTTCGGTCTGAACGACGCGCGCGGGGCCGGACCGGGTGACGATAACGGCCCCCGGCGTCAGCACGGGTTTCGGAACCTCGGCGCTGATGGTCGGTTCCAGGGTGAACTGCACGCGGTTGTAAGTTTTCGCCGCGCTCTCCCAGACCTGGGACCGGAACTCCGAGAACGGCCCCCAAATTTTGGTCGCGGGGTCTTCCGTCAGGTCCGTCACCTTGAGCGCCGCGCGCCCGGCGAACCAAGTCGTCGTTCGCCACTTCGGGTCGAGCGGATCGGCCTGGGTTCGGGCCGCGGGGACCGAGAGTTGTTCGCCCTTATCGTTCGCCACGTCGTGAACCGCGCCCGAATCGAGCAGGAGGTAATACGGCACGGTGTCGTCGGTCGCGTTGTTCGCGGTGATCGTGAGCGCGTTCGCGCTGAACTCGTAGCGGATGCTAAATTGACCGTTCTTCGCCTCAATGACGTTCGGGGCGGTCTGCTTCACGTCGGTCAACTTGACCAGCCCGTGGTGCCCGGCCTTTTCGTAGTAAAAGTACCCGCCGCGCGCGATCGTCTGCCCGCCCGCGAGAGCGGCCCCGTTCCGAAGGAACTCGACGCCCGCGACCCGGAAACTGCTGAGACAGCCGTCCGCCTTGTCGATCAGGGCTTCGTACTTGGCCGTTTGAACCTGCAGCCCCTCGGCGCCGGCGGTGATGACGACTTTCGGGTTGGGCCGAGGAGCGTTTGGCCCCGCCGGGGTACCCGGAGCACCCGGAGCGTTCGCATCCGGCCCCGGTTCGACGGGACCGGGCGTTTGTTCGGTGCGCGGGAGTTGTACCGTTTGTTTGGGGGCCGGCCAGACCACGTAGCCGACGGCCCCGACGACCCCGATCAGCGCCAGCACCGCCCCGATCGCGATCCACCGGCGCCCCGATCGGCGCTCGGGGGGCGCTTCGACCGGCGCGGGTTTCGTGGTGCGCTTCGTCCGTTTGGTCGCGACCTCGGCGAGCGTCGCGCGCAAACGAGCGGCGCTGTCCTGGTCGCTCGCCGAGATCCCGACAACGACCTTCTGTTCGCTGGCGTCGGACAACCACGGCGCGAGCGCCGCGATCACCTCCCCCGGGGTCTGGTAGCGGTCCTCGGGCTTCTTCGCCAACATCTTCGCGACGATCTGGGCCAGTTCCGGCGGGAACGTCCGGTCCTCCGCGGCGAGGTCCGGCGCCGGCTTCATCTGGTGCTGGGCCAGTTTCTGGGACGTGGTTCCGCGGAACGGCGGTTTGCCGGTCACGAGCGCGTAGAACGTCGCCCCGAGGCTGTAAATGTCGGCCCGGATGTCGATCTGGTCGTCACCGAGCGCCTGTTCGGGCGCGAGGAAATCGACCGTGCCGACGATCGCGCCTTTGTCCAGCATCTCGGTGAGATTGTCGCCCTCGCTCGTCAGCGACCGGGCCAGCCCCATGTCCAGGATTTTGACGGTGCCGTTCGAGGCCAAAATGAGGTTGGCGGGCTTGATGTCCCGGTGAATAAACCCCTTCTCGTGCGCGTGTTGGAGACCGGCCGCGGCCTGTGCGATGTACCCCACGGCCAGCGAGGGCGCGACCGTGGCCCCGCGCTCGAGGAGCTGGTCGAGCGTGCGCCCCTCGACGAATTCGAGCGCCAGATAGTGGACCTCGCCCTGCTGGGCCACGTCGTGAATCCGAACGATGTTCGGGTGATCGAGGGCGGCCGCGGCGCGGGCCTCGCGCATGAACCGCTCGACACTCACTTTTTGGTCGGGACCGCGCTGGGAGCGGAGCACCTTGAGCGCGACGCGCCGACGAAGGGTGCCGTGTTCCGCGAGGTACACCGCGCCCATCC
The Gemmata palustris DNA segment above includes these coding regions:
- a CDS encoding alpha/beta hydrolase; translation: MRTVLVCAIGLGLAGAAVVTLAHATGQPPASAQPPNPDSQYRLGPDSLPQEGVPKGEIKGPFTLPCAVYPGTQHTHWVYVPAQYDPKVPAALMVYQDGQAFKDEKGDVRAQNVMDNLIYRREIPVMIGVFINPGRKPDQPEPTPRDWGDRNTNRPTEYNSLDDKYARVITDELIPALAKDYNLSKDPEMRGIGGSSSGAIAAFTVAWERPDQFRKVLSNVGSFVNLRGGHVYADKVLEAEKKPLRVYLCDGRNDNRGLRGGKYDEKMDWFYQNVRLMKALTKKGYDVNYSWGMNNHGQKFGGAILPEMMRWLWRDGPVSTDPKDADERGFRQPAKK
- a CDS encoding RNA polymerase sigma factor; protein product: MAGSSRGLFGFVARLRPSLSADSDADLLERFVRTADQTAFTGLVQRHGAMVLSVCRRRLGAEADAEDAFQAVFLALATSAATIRQRESLSGWLYRVAHQIALKAAGRRARRPVAALPTSEVPMPESQLPVWEADELKTVIDAEVAGLPDKLRAVIVLCLIEGRTNTEAAAALAVPTGTVDSRLSAARKTLQARLTRRGVAVGAGIALEQLLGGPVEAAGPRLTELFTSTISAVLTEAAGPGGGAVSPAVIELARGVTVMTTNLRVFATLGLVLGLLGSAGAGFYLTAADPVAPPAKAADRPLTPELVTAPPAAKPAVPEAKADVNATGEAALLKLVGAGLAPEGATVEEVLAKIEQQTGLIVRVDIAAFRRIGVISPAGGADGNAFPTNALKTIYDTKIVLPSRAEKLSLRDALVDALAQVRLEHPCTYQIRGTQLVIVPAYVPAVRPGVNPLDHTDDDVETINLQMSSEQIYGGVVSVSAEHKPLADILADLRKQTGANIVLDPRCETQDKKPGLTVTLNDVRLYDAVRVLADMAELKMVYAGNIYYVTTAANAKTFQPPVPRQPILQTPPFNPQPNPGGVGGGPGR
- a CDS encoding protein kinase domain-containing protein, coding for MPALPLPATTAELLALIRGSGIHTPPSALEERLAQIRDLPDEPIRAAELLVRQGLLTRFQAKQLLAGRHKGFRLGPYVIQDVLGQGGMGAVYLAEHGTLRRRVALKVLRSQRGPDQKVSVERFMREARAAAALDHPNIVRIHDVAQQGEVHYLALEFVEGRTLDQLLERGATVAPSLAVGYIAQAAAGLQHAHEKGFIHRDIKPANLILASNGTVKILDMGLARSLTSEGDNLTEMLDKGAIVGTVDFLAPEQALGDDQIDIRADIYSLGATFYALVTGKPPFRGTTSQKLAQHQMKPAPDLAAEDRTFPPELAQIVAKMLAKKPEDRYQTPGEVIAALAPWLSDASEQKVVVGISASDQDSAARLRATLAEVATKRTKRTTKPAPVEAPPERRSGRRWIAIGAVLALIGVVGAVGYVVWPAPKQTVQLPRTEQTPGPVEPGPDANAPGAPGTPAGPNAPRPNPKVVITAGAEGLQVQTAKYEALIDKADGCLSSFRVAGVEFLRNGAALAGGQTIARGGYFYYEKAGHHGLVKLTDVKQTAPNVIEAKNGQFSIRYEFSANALTITANNATDDTVPYYLLLDSGAVHDVANDKGEQLSVPAARTQADPLDPKWRTTTWFAGRAALKVTDLTEDPATKIWGPFSEFRSQVWESAAKTYNRVQFTLEPTISAEVPKPVLTPGAVIVTRSGPARVVQTELYEATVDSDGCMPSLRIDGVEVLKANINVSRGVYFLPGYPLPFDIKQSAPTTITAQCDKAAIQYDFAANKITWTAENRSDQGMPLFVVMDTSVTGVRNEKDEWSKLPVTKDAGAPEGAGWGTTTWFAGRAKMKLTGASKLWGPWEGKYQVWEAFLAPKEKRVITVEIGLTDATEAGKLGDLTGAKPALATDLTLDAPTDYQVFQRKTKLQGAVVVRGRMRSAYDRLEIRTTGKPLQGMLPDQWREVPLADKARSFEATVPAPAGGWYKVEVRALKDGKVVGEMSVDHVGVGEIFIGAGQSNSTNCGQERIQQKSGMVSSFSGSGWQLGDDPQPGVHDNTSGGSYWPAFGDALFEEYQVPIGVASTGHSGTSVNQWAPGGELCRWTTGRMNQFGPNGFRAVLWHQGESDVGMPAEEYTRKMTALIRETRRVAGWEVPWFVAQVSYHNPNQVSFPNPRAGQKKLWETGVAFEGPDTDTLTGDNRDEGGKGIHFSPKGLKAHGKLWAEKVAAYLDKELVK
- a CDS encoding alpha/beta hydrolase family protein, whose translation is MRRSPVPVAVALLLTGHLSAVSRAADPPKPPVKMTAQEDHKRMLELLKIKEIRRGADGNPKSANAANLDESKANPYPDLPDPLVMKDGTKVTAALWAKRRAEIIEDFDREVYGRVPKNTPKVKWEVTATEKQTVGDVPVVAKKLVGHVDNSAYPLVTVDIQLTLTTPADAKGPVPVIMEFGFNFGGKGPAPKAGGPPSWQQQVLAKGWGYAIITPTSVQADNGAGLTTGIIGLCNRGQPRAVDDWGALRAWAWGASRALDHFETDPAVDAKRVGIEGLSRYGKAAIVTMAYDERFAIGFIGSSGAGGAKLHRRDYGEKVENVAGTGEYHWMAGNYIKYAGPLTAKDLPVDAHELVALCAPRPVLISVGSLQVEGGWIDARGMFMAGVAAEPVYKLLGKKGLGTSEFPAQETALTDGEIAFRQHAGGHTTGPNWPTFLKFADRYLKEPAAPKPPTADK